The proteins below come from a single Biomphalaria glabrata chromosome 10, xgBioGlab47.1, whole genome shotgun sequence genomic window:
- the LOC106072332 gene encoding uncharacterized protein LOC106072332, with product MSYGVTEMLASAVWTSLFLMVIALFEVVSGGKCYKEESLGDAEGNVYFCNAAGLTRCCTENSERTCCVEIAEKNMKEQLQLWGIVAGMIILIAILFICCKNDISFCNSDLTLKERCYRCRNRGKNKKAHTLENEKPGQYYDNPAGDFGDGPSNNYYEKDPYKFPPLPPIEELKGNKMYSNQSYA from the exons ATGAGTTACGGAGTAACAGAAATGTTGGCGTCTGCCGTCTGGACATCTTTGTTTCTGATGGTCATTGCTTTGTTTGAAG TTGTAAGTGGCGGGAAATGCTACAAAGAAGAATCACTTGGTGATGCAGAAGGGAATGTCTACTTTTGCAATGCTGCAGGCCTGACGCGATGCTGTACAGAGAACAGCGAGAGGACATGCTGTGTGGAAAtagcagaaaaaaatat GAAGGAGCAGCTACAATTGTGGGGCATCGTTGCTGGCATGATTATCTTGATTGCAATCTTATTCATCTGCTGCAAGAATGACATAAGCTTCTGCAACAGTGATCTCACACTCAAGGAGAGGTGCTATAGATGCAG GAACAGAGGTAAAAACAAGAAAGCCCACACACTAGAAAATGAAAAACCTGGCCAGTACTATGACAACCCAGCCGGAGATTTTGGCGACGGCCCCAGCAACAATTACTACGAAAAAGATCCGTACAAATTTCCACCCCTGCCTCCCATCGAGGAACTGAAAGGCAACAAAATGTATTCTAATCAGTCTTATGCCTAG
- the LOC106072334 gene encoding uncharacterized protein LOC106072334 → MEWTALFLLIAMFSGFSMLLTLDVHLHFDMGRPSEDFKFKDMFKLFHPSTTPKTPDNFTNICPFTKYQDELSHYGTLDDFSSNSRDTAMFASGPVCRTDAKRRKSRIKSFLVEISWLKVPWPTVVTAVIYGVVTAVLTYHAYAQVSSVVKETFSYL, encoded by the exons ATGGAGTGGACCGCTCTGTTTTTATTAATTGCTATGTTCTCTGGGTTTTCAATGTTACTAACACTAGATGTACACTTACATTTTG ATATGGGCCGCCCATCTGAAGACTTCAAGTTCAAGGACATGTTTAAGTTGTTCCATCCCTCGACTACACCAAAAACTCCGGATAACTTCACAAATATCTGTCC ATTTACAAAGTATCAAGATGAATTGTCTCACTATGGTACATTAGACGACTTCTCTTCAAATA GTCGTGATACAGCAATGTTCGCCTCAGGCCCTGTCTGCAGAACTGACGCTAAACGCCGCAAGTCCAGGATCAAGTCGTTCCTGGTCGAAATTTCCTGGCTGAAGGTGCCGTGGCCAACCGTAGTCACGGCCGTGATCTACGGAGTGGTCACAGCTGTTCTAACCTACCACGCCTACGCTCAGGTCTCCAGTGTTGTTAAAGAAACCTTCTCCTATTTGTAA